Below is a window of Demequina muriae DNA.
AGTCGTGGCAGGACCGCGCGGTGATGGATGACGGCGTTCAGATGGCAGACAGGAAGGGACCACAACGATGAACACGGCACTGGGGGTGGCGGTGCTGGTGCCGCTCGGCGTTGCTGCGGCGATCGACCTCGTGTGGATGGGGCTCGCCCTCGGCGCCCTGCTGCGCAAGTTCGGCGGCAATCCCGTTCACGCCTGGATACCGGTGCAGCGCTGGATCGCGGCCGCGCGCGAGGGCCGTGTCGCGACCCTTCCCGTGGCGATCTCCCGGTCGGTCGAGTTCGTGGGCGCGGTCGTGGCGGTCACCGCTGTGGTGGCGACGATCGCGTTCGACACCGCGCCTTCTGCCGTGCGCATGACGATGATCGTGGGTCTGATCATGTGGCTGCTCGGCGGACTCGTCGGGTGGGTCATGTGGATCTCCGGTGCCGGCACCATCGAGCTGCGGATGCGCGCGCCGCGAGGGCTGACGTGGCTCGCCGCGATCGCCCCGGCGATCTGGGCCTCGGTCCTCGGCTGGGGTTCCTACCAGGCCACCGGCCGTGGCGTGACGGCCAACGCCGCTGCCGCGGGCGCGGCGTCCGGTCCGACGAACCGCGGCGGGCCGGCCGCGCAGCCCGAGGAGACTGCCGCGCTGGCGAGCGGATCGCTCGCCACGACGGACACGCGTGCCGCGGCTCCCGCGGAGCCGCCATCGGCGGCCATCGAGACCGCGCCGGCGCCCAGCGCACCGCCCGCCGCCGATGAAGTCTCGGCGAAGGCGGACGCGGCGAATGAAAGCACGGCCGCTCCCACTCCCCGCGCGCCGGCCGCAGGTGCCCATGAGCCCTCCTGGATGACGGGCGATGGCGGCGCGACGGTGGCGCAGCGGTGGGCGGGCTTCGGCGCGGATTCCTCGCCCGACGTCGCGGCGCGCCCCTCCCCGGACGGCGACTCCTCTCCCTATGAGCCGGGAGCGATCGGCGCCGCCGCACGGAAGGACGGCGTGCGCGTGGTCGGGCCCCAGGCCGACCGTACGAGCGACCCAGAGGTCTCCGGCGACGACTGGCCCGACCAGCCGGCCGCCAGTCGCGTGACGTCCCTTCCCGAGGGCACCGCCGACGCTGAGGCGCCCCCATCGACCGCCACTCCATCGTCGCCTGCGGCGACCACCGCCCCCGCCCCCGGCGCACCAGCCCCGACCACCCCGTCGGCGGCTGCCGATGTCGCTCCGCTCCCGCCGGGGTGGCAGGGCCTGTCGCCCGCAGGCACGGCAGAGGCGCCGACGGCGTCTCCAGTCGACGGCGTGTCCTCTCCCACGCCGTCGGAGCGGCCGTCGTCGCCTGCTGATGCGGAAGAGTCGCGTCCTGACCTCGATGGTGCCGACGAGAGGCCCTCGCCGATGCCGCCTGCGGAGGCACCCCAGGAGTCGCTCGCTCGCGACAACGACGGCGCAGGGGCGGACCCACGTGCGGCGACGCCGACCACGCCGCCCTCAGAGCCGTCGCCCGCGACGGCGGCTGTCCCGCACGTGCCGCCGCCCTCGGCGGCCTCTCCTTACCTGAAGCGGCTCTCGCCGTACATGACGGGCGATGCGGTGACTCCGGCCGCAGCCGCGCCCGACTCGCGACGCCAGCGCCGGGCGCAGGAACCTGACGGGCCACGCCCTCACGACCCCCGCCCAGACCAGCCCGGCCCAGACCAGCCCGGCCCAGACCAGCCCGGCCCAGACCAGCCCCGCCCGGATGCTCCCCATGCGGATGCCCCCGGCGCAGCGGCCCCGGCCGTCGACGCGCCGCCGGTCGACACGCCGCCGGTCGACACGCCACCAGTTGTGCCGAGCATCGCGTCGCCCCCGACGCCGGCCGTGCCCTCGACACCTGTCCCGACCCCGGCATCGGCCCCCACGCCCATCCCGCCGCCACCGGACCTCGGCGATGCCGCACTCCCTGACTCGCCACTCGACGCGACACCCGCGACGCCCTCGTTCGCACCCCTGCCGCCGAGCACGCCGTCGCCGAGCACGCCGTCGA
It encodes the following:
- a CDS encoding FHA domain-containing protein, coding for MNTALGVAVLVPLGVAAAIDLVWMGLALGALLRKFGGNPVHAWIPVQRWIAAAREGRVATLPVAISRSVEFVGAVVAVTAVVATIAFDTAPSAVRMTMIVGLIMWLLGGLVGWVMWISGAGTIELRMRAPRGLTWLAAIAPAIWASVLGWGSYQATGRGVTANAAAAGAASGPTNRGGPAAQPEETAALASGSLATTDTRAAAPAEPPSAAIETAPAPSAPPAADEVSAKADAANESTAAPTPRAPAAGAHEPSWMTGDGGATVAQRWAGFGADSSPDVAARPSPDGDSSPYEPGAIGAAARKDGVRVVGPQADRTSDPEVSGDDWPDQPAASRVTSLPEGTADAEAPPSTATPSSPAATTAPAPGAPAPTTPSAAADVAPLPPGWQGLSPAGTAEAPTASPVDGVSSPTPSERPSSPADAEESRPDLDGADERPSPMPPAEAPQESLARDNDGAGADPRAATPTTPPSEPSPATAAVPHVPPPSAASPYLKRLSPYMTGDAVTPAAAAPDSRRQRRAQEPDGPRPHDPRPDQPGPDQPGPDQPGPDQPRPDAPHADAPGAAAPAVDAPPVDTPPVDTPPVVPSIASPPTPAVPSTPVPTPASAPTPIPPPPDLGDAALPDSPLDATPATPSFAPLPPSTPSPSTPSTAGAAGSVAHEPPATASAASSALPEPAPVPTAAPPSPPAGAIPASDSDDDDDHTVIASRKRETWVLEVEGGASYGLGSESVVLGRSTAAAIPGRLGVDDPTRTLSKLHAELEPRNGGWWVRDLGSTNGTYVRAEDGTEREVGDDGALVDGDLILGDLVARIVVAEDRR